From the Manihot esculenta cultivar AM560-2 chromosome 3, M.esculenta_v8, whole genome shotgun sequence genome, one window contains:
- the LOC110612378 gene encoding serine/threonine protein phosphatase 2A 57 kDa regulatory subunit B' kappa isoform isoform X2 gives MLKQILSKIPRKSSKSDSFDSAGIGTTKWDNAAPCTKGGNSFSSRLNVVKHVSSAVFPSSIMTGVEAVEPHVSFKDVSNQQKQNLFISKLNFCCKVFNFNDPDKIVAQEDIKRQTLLELVDFVSSGSAKFTEPAITAMCKMCAINLFRVFPPKYHSNNTVWEKEDEEPMFDPDWSHLQCVYDLLLRFVSYVDPKVAKKYVDHAFVMRLLDLFDSEDPRERDCLKTIMHRIYGNFMVHRPFIRKAVGNIIYHFIFETESHNGIAELLEIFGSVVSGFALPLKEEHKMFLWRALIPLHKPKSVGVYHQQLTYCIVQFIDKDPKLAGIVIRGLLKYWPLTNSQKELMFVSEIEEILEMTSMDEFQKIMVPLFRRIGCCLNSSHYQVAERAHFLLNNERILNLIAQNRHVIVPLLFSALERNTQNHWNQAVLNLTQNIRKMLCEMDEELMVTCQRKLEEEDSLSSLKAEKRRLTWERLENAAGFQSSADKILAPVKPAVCSVAC, from the exons ATGCTCAAACAAATTCTAAGCAAAATCCCAAGGAAGTCTTCAAAGTCTGATTCATTTGATTCTGCTGGAATTGGTACCACCAAATGGGATAATGCAGCTCCATGTACAAAAGGGGGGAATTCATTTTCAAGTCGATTAAATGTTGTCAAACATGTGTCTTCAGCAGTTTTTCCTTCTAGCATCATGACTGGGGTGGAGGCTGTGGAGCCCCACGTATCCTTCAAAGATGTTTCAAATCAACAGAAGCAAAATCTTTTTATCAGTAAATTAAACTTTTGTTGCAAAGTTTTCAATTTCAATGATCCAGATAAAATTGTTGCTCAGGAAGATATTAAACGCCAAACACTGCTAGAGCTTGTTGATTTTGTTTCATCTGGATCCGCAAAATTTACTGAACCTGCTATTACTGCAATGTGTAAGATGTGTGCAATTAACCTTTTTAGGGTTTTCCCACCAAAGTATCATTCCAATAACACAGTTTGGGAAAAAGAGGATGAAGAACCAATGTTCGACCCTGATTGGTCACATTTACAATGTGTGTATGATCTACTACTTCGGTTTGTAAGTTATGTTGATCCAAAGGTGGCAAAGAAGTATGTAGATCATGCTTTCGTTATGAGATTACTAGACCTCTTTGATTCTGAGGACCCAAGAGAAAGAGACTGTTTGAAAACAATTATGCATAGGATTTATGGGAATTTCATGGTACACCGACCTTTTATCCGAAAAGCTGTTGGCAACATTatctatcattttatttttgaaactgAAAGTCATAATGGAATTGCTGAGCTATTGGAGATTTTTGGAAGTGTTGTTAGTGGGTTTGCCTTGCCATTGAAAGAGGAACACAAGATGTTTCTATGGAGAGCTTTGATTCCTCTACACAAGCCAAAATCGGTGGGTGTCTACCACCAACAATTGACATATTGCATTGTACAGTTTATAGACAAGGATCCAAAGTTGGCTGGTATTGTGATTAGGGGTCTGCTGAAATACTGGCCACTGACCAACAGCCAGAAGGAATTGATGTTTGTTAGTGAGATAGAAGAGATTTTGGAAATGACTAGCATGGATGAGTTTCAGAAGATCATGGTCCCACTGTTTCGACGAATAGGATGCTGTCTCAATAGCTCACATTACCAG GTGGCTGAACGAGCTCATTTTCTATTGAACAATGAGCGAATCCTAAATCTTATTGCGCAAAACAGGCATGTGATTGTGCCTCTTCTCTTCTCAGCTCTTGAGCGGAACACCCAGAATCATTGGAATCAAGCGGTTCTCAACCTAACACAGAACATTAGGAAGATGTTGTGTGAGATGGATGAAGAGCTAATGGTAACCTGCCAACGGAAGTTGGAAGAGGAGGATTCATTGTCAAGTTTGAAAGCTGAGAAGCGGAGATTGACATGGGAACGCCTTGAAAATGCTGCTGGTTTCCAATCTTCAGCTGATAAAATTTTGGCTCCAGTAAAACCTGCAGTATGTTCTGTTGCCTGCTAA
- the LOC110612378 gene encoding serine/threonine protein phosphatase 2A 57 kDa regulatory subunit B' kappa isoform isoform X1 has translation MHVHLCRSLVYTCRKLLHCNMLKQILSKIPRKSSKSDSFDSAGIGTTKWDNAAPCTKGGNSFSSRLNVVKHVSSAVFPSSIMTGVEAVEPHVSFKDVSNQQKQNLFISKLNFCCKVFNFNDPDKIVAQEDIKRQTLLELVDFVSSGSAKFTEPAITAMCKMCAINLFRVFPPKYHSNNTVWEKEDEEPMFDPDWSHLQCVYDLLLRFVSYVDPKVAKKYVDHAFVMRLLDLFDSEDPRERDCLKTIMHRIYGNFMVHRPFIRKAVGNIIYHFIFETESHNGIAELLEIFGSVVSGFALPLKEEHKMFLWRALIPLHKPKSVGVYHQQLTYCIVQFIDKDPKLAGIVIRGLLKYWPLTNSQKELMFVSEIEEILEMTSMDEFQKIMVPLFRRIGCCLNSSHYQVAERAHFLLNNERILNLIAQNRHVIVPLLFSALERNTQNHWNQAVLNLTQNIRKMLCEMDEELMVTCQRKLEEEDSLSSLKAEKRRLTWERLENAAGFQSSADKILAPVKPAVCSVAC, from the exons ATGCATGTACATCTGTGCAGATCTTTG GTCTATACCTGCAGAAAGTTGCTGCATTGCAACATGCTCAAACAAATTCTAAGCAAAATCCCAAGGAAGTCTTCAAAGTCTGATTCATTTGATTCTGCTGGAATTGGTACCACCAAATGGGATAATGCAGCTCCATGTACAAAAGGGGGGAATTCATTTTCAAGTCGATTAAATGTTGTCAAACATGTGTCTTCAGCAGTTTTTCCTTCTAGCATCATGACTGGGGTGGAGGCTGTGGAGCCCCACGTATCCTTCAAAGATGTTTCAAATCAACAGAAGCAAAATCTTTTTATCAGTAAATTAAACTTTTGTTGCAAAGTTTTCAATTTCAATGATCCAGATAAAATTGTTGCTCAGGAAGATATTAAACGCCAAACACTGCTAGAGCTTGTTGATTTTGTTTCATCTGGATCCGCAAAATTTACTGAACCTGCTATTACTGCAATGTGTAAGATGTGTGCAATTAACCTTTTTAGGGTTTTCCCACCAAAGTATCATTCCAATAACACAGTTTGGGAAAAAGAGGATGAAGAACCAATGTTCGACCCTGATTGGTCACATTTACAATGTGTGTATGATCTACTACTTCGGTTTGTAAGTTATGTTGATCCAAAGGTGGCAAAGAAGTATGTAGATCATGCTTTCGTTATGAGATTACTAGACCTCTTTGATTCTGAGGACCCAAGAGAAAGAGACTGTTTGAAAACAATTATGCATAGGATTTATGGGAATTTCATGGTACACCGACCTTTTATCCGAAAAGCTGTTGGCAACATTatctatcattttatttttgaaactgAAAGTCATAATGGAATTGCTGAGCTATTGGAGATTTTTGGAAGTGTTGTTAGTGGGTTTGCCTTGCCATTGAAAGAGGAACACAAGATGTTTCTATGGAGAGCTTTGATTCCTCTACACAAGCCAAAATCGGTGGGTGTCTACCACCAACAATTGACATATTGCATTGTACAGTTTATAGACAAGGATCCAAAGTTGGCTGGTATTGTGATTAGGGGTCTGCTGAAATACTGGCCACTGACCAACAGCCAGAAGGAATTGATGTTTGTTAGTGAGATAGAAGAGATTTTGGAAATGACTAGCATGGATGAGTTTCAGAAGATCATGGTCCCACTGTTTCGACGAATAGGATGCTGTCTCAATAGCTCACATTACCAG GTGGCTGAACGAGCTCATTTTCTATTGAACAATGAGCGAATCCTAAATCTTATTGCGCAAAACAGGCATGTGATTGTGCCTCTTCTCTTCTCAGCTCTTGAGCGGAACACCCAGAATCATTGGAATCAAGCGGTTCTCAACCTAACACAGAACATTAGGAAGATGTTGTGTGAGATGGATGAAGAGCTAATGGTAACCTGCCAACGGAAGTTGGAAGAGGAGGATTCATTGTCAAGTTTGAAAGCTGAGAAGCGGAGATTGACATGGGAACGCCTTGAAAATGCTGCTGGTTTCCAATCTTCAGCTGATAAAATTTTGGCTCCAGTAAAACCTGCAGTATGTTCTGTTGCCTGCTAA